The proteins below are encoded in one region of Bosea sp. BIWAKO-01:
- the nuoN gene encoding NADH-quinone oxidoreductase subunit NuoN, translating to MTLPALGPALPEITLAIGAIAMVLYGAIRGEGATRTLEAIGLALLALALVLVLSGTGKAVTFNGGFVADGFGRFMKALTLIGAGAAIVLAGDFMRRDGSMRFEFPVLVVLATIGMMMMISANDLIGLYVGLELQSLALYVVAAFDRDNTRSTEAGLKYFVLGALSSGMLLYGSSLVYGFTGTVTYSGIAQTVHGEHISLGLIFGIVFVAAGLAFKISAVPFHMWTPDVYEGAPTPVAAFFATAPKMAAMAMMVRIFVGAFPGALHDWQQIIIFMSIASMALGAFAAIGQRNIKRLLAYSSIANMGYALVGLATGTAAGVQGVMTYMAIYLATTLAAFACVLLMRRDGKPVEDISELAGLSRTNPWMAFALAMMMFSLAGIPPLAGFWAKFYVFAAAIDAKLYALAVIGVVTSVVGAYYYLRVIKVMYFDEAKPAFEKGDIGVRGVLLVSTLFVLMLSFVPAPLFDSAAAAAKSLF from the coding sequence ATGACCTTGCCCGCCCTCGGCCCAGCTCTGCCGGAAATCACCCTCGCCATCGGCGCAATCGCCATGGTGCTCTACGGCGCCATCCGTGGCGAGGGCGCGACCCGTACGCTCGAAGCCATTGGACTTGCCTTGCTCGCGCTCGCGCTCGTGCTGGTGCTGTCGGGCACCGGCAAGGCGGTGACCTTCAACGGCGGCTTCGTCGCTGACGGTTTCGGGCGCTTCATGAAGGCGCTGACCCTGATCGGCGCCGGTGCGGCGATCGTGCTCGCAGGCGATTTCATGCGCCGCGACGGCTCGATGCGTTTCGAGTTCCCCGTGCTGGTCGTGCTCGCCACGATCGGCATGATGATGATGATCTCGGCCAACGACCTGATCGGTCTTTATGTCGGTCTCGAGCTGCAGAGCCTTGCGCTCTACGTCGTCGCCGCCTTCGACCGCGACAACACCAGGTCGACCGAAGCCGGCCTGAAATATTTCGTCCTCGGCGCACTGTCATCGGGCATGCTGCTCTATGGCAGTTCGCTCGTCTATGGCTTCACCGGCACCGTGACCTATTCCGGCATCGCCCAGACGGTCCATGGCGAGCATATCAGCCTCGGGCTGATCTTCGGCATCGTCTTCGTTGCCGCCGGCCTTGCCTTCAAGATCTCGGCCGTGCCCTTCCATATGTGGACGCCGGACGTCTACGAGGGGGCGCCGACACCGGTCGCCGCCTTCTTCGCTACCGCTCCCAAAATGGCTGCAATGGCGATGATGGTTCGCATCTTCGTCGGCGCGTTCCCGGGCGCGCTGCATGACTGGCAGCAGATCATCATCTTCATGTCGATCGCCTCGATGGCGCTCGGCGCCTTCGCTGCCATCGGCCAGCGCAACATCAAGCGCCTGCTTGCCTATTCCTCGATCGCCAATATGGGCTACGCACTGGTTGGCCTCGCGACGGGAACGGCAGCGGGCGTCCAGGGCGTGATGACCTATATGGCGATCTATCTCGCCACCACGCTTGCCGCCTTTGCCTGCGTTCTGCTGATGCGTCGCGACGGCAAGCCGGTGGAAGACATCTCCGAGCTCGCCGGGCTTTCGCGCACCAATCCCTGGATGGCTTTCGCGCTGGCGATGATGATGTTCTCGCTCGCCGGCATCCCGCCGCTGGCCGGATTCTGGGCGAAGTTCTACGTTTTCGCTGCCGCGATCGATGCCAAGCTCTATGCACTTGCTGTGATCGGCGTGGTGACCAGCGTGGTCGGCGCCTACTACTACCTGCGCGTCATCAAGGTGATGTATTTCGACGAGGCGAAGCCGGCCTTTGAGAAGGGGGACATCGGCGTGCGCGGCGTGCTGCTGGTCTCGACCCTGTTCGTGCTGATGCTCTCCTTCGTACCGGCCCCGCTGTTCGACTCGGCTGCTGCCGCCGCCAAGTCGCTGTTCTGA
- a CDS encoding biotin--[acetyl-CoA-carboxylase] ligase yields the protein MLGEAARAAGYRLIVRDAVGSTMEEARRAFDQGDPGSLWIVARSQSAGRGRHGRNWGSPPGNLYASLLLVQPCEPALAPQLGFVAGLALHDAAARVTGLSAPRLALKWPNDLLIDRAKTAGLLLEGESRAERFAVTIGMGVNVASRPDDTPYPASFLKAEDPAASIEALLAALSDAWVARFNAWSLPGGFGPTRAAWLERAAFLGETITLRLAEGPLSGRFLGLDASGRLELDVAGARHLVDAGDLYFGPPS from the coding sequence GTGCTCGGCGAGGCGGCACGCGCCGCCGGCTACCGGCTGATCGTGCGGGACGCGGTCGGCTCGACCATGGAAGAGGCGCGCCGCGCCTTCGACCAGGGCGACCCTGGCTCACTCTGGATCGTGGCTCGCAGCCAAAGCGCCGGGCGTGGCCGTCATGGCCGCAACTGGGGCTCACCGCCCGGAAACCTCTACGCCAGCCTCTTGCTGGTGCAGCCCTGCGAACCTGCGCTGGCGCCGCAGCTCGGGTTTGTTGCTGGCCTCGCCTTGCATGACGCCGCAGCCAGGGTCACCGGCCTCTCTGCTCCGCGCCTTGCTTTGAAATGGCCCAATGACCTACTGATCGACCGCGCCAAGACGGCGGGTCTGCTGCTCGAAGGCGAGAGCCGGGCAGAGCGCTTTGCGGTCACCATCGGCATGGGCGTCAATGTCGCCAGCCGACCGGACGATACCCCCTATCCCGCGAGCTTCCTGAAAGCCGAAGACCCGGCTGCGAGTATCGAGGCTCTGCTAGCCGCGCTCAGCGACGCCTGGGTTGCCCGCTTCAACGCCTGGTCATTGCCCGGCGGTTTTGGCCCGACCCGGGCAGCCTGGCTCGAACGTGCAGCATTCCTCGGCGAGACCATCACCCTGCGCCTGGCGGAGGGGCCGCTGAGCGGTCGCTTCCTTGGCCTCGACGCCTCGGGCCGGCTTGAGCTCGATGTCGCAGGCGCGCGACATCTGGTTGACGCAGGCGATCTCTATTTCGGCCCTCCCAGCTGA
- a CDS encoding ribonuclease J codes for MTRSSDQLVFVPLGGLGEIGMNAALYGFGPEGRRKWILVDCGLSFAGPEVPGVDIVLPDLRYIIEERANLLGIVITHAHEDHIGALAALWPSLRAPVYCTQFAAGLLATRRLGEPGAPKVPINVVAQGGHVTLGPFEIEFVPVAHSIPESCALAIRTPVGLVVHTGDWKIDPTPQVGLPTDEKRLRELGDEGVLALICDSTNVMRDGISPSEADVAAKLKELVASAPGRVAVTTFASNVARLRAVAEAAMAGRRDVVVVGRAMDRVIDVARECGYLDGIPAFRSVEHYGYLPRDKVVALLTGSQGEPRAALSRIASDDHPEIALSPGDRVIFSSRTIPGNEKAVGNILNALARDNIEIITDRTHLVHVSGHPRREEMARLYGWLRPKIAIPAHGEDLHLSEHAAFARGLGVKNVVRAGNGDIIAITADGAGKIDEAPHGRLYQDGALLVNAMEKTIQERRRLSFAGMISVAVAVDDKGGIAGEPEIAVLGLPPTARDGTPFDELVADAVSDLLDNIPKARRRDPEALRNALERGLRSTVNEEWGKKPLVHALVIEV; via the coding sequence GTGACCCGTTCCAGCGACCAACTCGTCTTCGTTCCCCTCGGCGGCCTAGGCGAGATCGGTATGAATGCGGCACTCTATGGCTTCGGGCCTGAAGGGCGGCGCAAATGGATCCTGGTTGATTGCGGCTTGTCATTTGCCGGTCCCGAGGTTCCAGGCGTCGACATCGTCCTCCCCGATCTGCGCTACATCATCGAGGAGCGGGCCAATCTGCTTGGCATCGTGATCACCCACGCGCATGAGGATCATATTGGCGCACTCGCGGCGCTGTGGCCCTCCCTGCGCGCGCCCGTCTATTGCACGCAGTTCGCGGCCGGGCTGCTTGCCACGCGGCGGCTGGGCGAGCCCGGTGCTCCGAAGGTGCCGATCAATGTCGTCGCCCAGGGCGGGCATGTCACGCTTGGCCCGTTCGAGATCGAGTTCGTGCCGGTCGCACATTCCATCCCCGAATCCTGCGCGCTGGCGATCCGGACCCCTGTCGGCCTGGTCGTCCATACCGGCGATTGGAAGATCGACCCGACGCCGCAGGTCGGCCTGCCGACCGACGAGAAGCGACTGCGCGAACTTGGTGACGAGGGCGTGCTCGCCCTGATCTGTGACTCGACCAACGTCATGCGTGACGGCATCAGCCCGAGCGAGGCGGACGTCGCGGCCAAGCTGAAGGAACTGGTCGCTTCCGCGCCCGGCCGCGTCGCCGTCACGACATTCGCCTCGAATGTGGCCCGGCTGCGGGCGGTTGCCGAGGCTGCCATGGCCGGCCGTCGCGATGTCGTCGTGGTCGGCCGCGCGATGGACCGTGTCATCGATGTCGCGCGCGAATGCGGCTATCTGGACGGCATTCCGGCATTCCGCTCCGTCGAGCACTATGGCTACCTGCCGCGCGACAAGGTTGTGGCGCTGCTCACCGGCAGTCAGGGTGAGCCGCGCGCCGCTCTCTCGCGCATTGCGTCCGACGATCATCCCGAGATCGCCCTGTCGCCAGGCGACCGCGTGATCTTCTCGTCCCGCACCATCCCGGGCAACGAAAAGGCCGTCGGCAACATCCTGAATGCGCTGGCACGGGACAATATCGAGATCATCACGGACCGCACGCATCTGGTCCATGTCTCGGGCCATCCGCGCCGCGAGGAAATGGCCCGGCTCTATGGCTGGCTCCGGCCGAAGATCGCCATTCCCGCCCATGGCGAGGATCTGCATCTGAGCGAGCACGCGGCCTTCGCGCGCGGGCTCGGCGTCAAGAACGTCGTTCGTGCCGGCAATGGCGATATCATCGCCATCACGGCCGATGGCGCGGGCAAGATCGATGAGGCCCCCCACGGCCGGCTCTATCAGGACGGCGCTCTCCTGGTGAATGCCATGGAGAAGACGATCCAGGAGCGCCGCAGGCTCTCCTTTGCCGGCATGATTTCAGTTGCCGTTGCGGTCGACGACAAGGGCGGCATCGCCGGCGAGCCGGAGATTGCCGTGCTCGGCCTGCCGCCGACCGCGCGCGACGGCACACCCTTCGACGAACTGGTCGCCGATGCGGTCTCCGACCTGCTCGACAACATCCCCAAGGCGCGTCGCCGCGATCCTGAAGCGCTGCGCAACGCGCTTGAGCGTGGCCTGCGCAGCACCGTCAACGAGGAATGGGGCAAGAAGCCGCTGGTGCATGCGCTGGTGATCGAAGTCTGA
- the mce gene encoding methylmalonyl-CoA epimerase, with amino-acid sequence MIGRLNHVAIAVKDLAASSALYRDTLGARVSQPLPQPDHGVTVVFVELPNTKIELLEPLGTDSPIAKFLERNADGGIHHICYEVDDILAARDRLKATGARVLGSGEPRIGAHGKPVLFLHPKDFCGTLVELEQA; translated from the coding sequence ATGATTGGTCGCCTCAACCATGTCGCCATCGCCGTAAAGGACCTTGCGGCCTCGAGCGCGCTCTACCGCGATACGCTCGGCGCGCGCGTCTCTCAGCCGCTGCCGCAGCCTGATCACGGCGTCACTGTCGTCTTCGTCGAGCTGCCCAACACCAAGATCGAGTTGCTCGAGCCTCTCGGGACCGATTCACCTATCGCGAAATTTCTCGAGCGGAATGCCGATGGTGGCATTCATCACATCTGCTACGAGGTCGACGACATCCTGGCTGCACGGGACCGGCTGAAGGCAACGGGCGCGCGCGTGCTCGGCTCCGGCGAACCGCGCATCGGTGCCCATGGCAAGCCTGTCCTGTTCCTGCACCCGAAGGATTTCTGCGGCACGCTCGTCGAACTGGAACAGGCCTGA
- a CDS encoding RidA family protein, whose protein sequence is MIEFFGEPEAGSPRPFSAATRAAGLIFVSGHSAPHDPANGVHRGETPADEVRNALGRISEILTEAGSSLDRVVQMTMLITDPSDYVACNAEYVKHFPGGLPARHTARFGVPTEARVAFSCVALA, encoded by the coding sequence ATGATCGAGTTCTTCGGGGAGCCCGAAGCGGGCTCGCCACGCCCGTTCAGCGCGGCGACGCGGGCAGCGGGGCTGATCTTTGTCTCCGGACATTCGGCTCCGCATGATCCTGCGAACGGTGTCCACCGCGGTGAGACGCCGGCCGATGAGGTCCGCAATGCGCTGGGGCGGATCAGCGAGATTCTGACGGAGGCCGGCAGTAGCCTCGACCGCGTCGTGCAGATGACGATGCTGATCACCGACCCATCCGACTACGTTGCCTGCAATGCTGAATATGTGAAGCATTTCCCCGGCGGCCTGCCGGCGCGCCATACCGCGCGCTTCGGCGTGCCCACGGAAGCGCGCGTCGCGTTCTCCTGCGTCGCCTTGGCCTGA
- a CDS encoding DUF1467 family protein has product MTIAGGLAVYFVIWWTVLFVTLPFGVRSQAEDGEVVQGTEPGAPVLPGLAKKALITTILAGIIFVFVWYIWSAYDL; this is encoded by the coding sequence ATGACCATTGCTGGCGGTCTCGCCGTTTATTTCGTGATCTGGTGGACAGTTCTGTTCGTGACCCTGCCGTTCGGGGTCCGCAGTCAGGCGGAGGACGGGGAGGTCGTTCAGGGGACCGAGCCGGGCGCCCCCGTGCTTCCGGGCCTCGCCAAGAAGGCGCTGATCACAACGATCCTGGCCGGAATCATCTTCGTGTTCGTGTGGTATATCTGGTCGGCCTACGATCTTTGA
- a CDS encoding peptidylprolyl isomerase yields the protein MLRSSLAILALAASLGCAQAQAPASDPNNTVVLETKDGNITIRLRPDLAPKHVEQIKALTKRGFYDGIVFHRVIDGFMAQTGDPTGTGTGKSDLPNLPAEFTPTPYKVGSVGMARSASPDSANSQFFICYEGCGSLTGQYTLFGEVVSGMDVARKIKKGSSTNNGQVSGPDKIVRMRLQSDAK from the coding sequence ATGCTGCGCAGTTCTCTCGCCATTCTCGCCCTTGCTGCGTCGCTCGGCTGTGCTCAGGCGCAAGCGCCGGCCTCCGATCCCAACAATACGGTCGTGCTCGAGACCAAGGACGGCAACATCACGATTCGCCTTCGTCCCGATCTGGCGCCCAAGCATGTCGAGCAGATCAAGGCGCTGACCAAGCGCGGCTTCTATGATGGTATCGTCTTCCATCGCGTCATCGACGGCTTCATGGCTCAGACCGGCGACCCCACCGGCACCGGCACGGGCAAGTCCGACCTGCCGAATCTCCCGGCTGAATTCACCCCCACGCCCTACAAAGTCGGTTCGGTCGGCATGGCGCGTTCCGCCTCGCCCGATTCCGCCAATTCCCAGTTCTTCATCTGCTATGAAGGCTGCGGTTCGCTGACCGGGCAGTACACGCTGTTCGGCGAGGTGGTGTCGGGCATGGATGTGGCGCGCAAGATCAAGAAGGGCAGCTCGACCAATAACGGCCAGGTCAGCGGCCCCGACAAGATCGTGCGCATGCGTCTTCAGTCCGACGCGAAATAG
- a CDS encoding peptidylprolyl isomerase, with product MSLDPENTLVMETTKGRVVIKLRPDLAPAHVERLKTLARQGFYDGIVFHRVIDGFMAQVGCPHGTGTGGSDLPDLKAEFNAEPHVRGICSMARSQNPNSANSQFFIVFDDARFLDKQYTVWGQVVEGMENVDNIKRGEPVRDPDSIVSMKVMADAA from the coding sequence ATGTCGCTCGATCCCGAGAACACCCTCGTCATGGAAACCACCAAGGGCCGCGTTGTCATCAAGCTGCGCCCGGACCTCGCCCCTGCCCATGTCGAGCGCCTGAAGACGTTGGCGCGCCAGGGCTTCTATGACGGCATCGTCTTCCACCGCGTCATCGACGGCTTCATGGCGCAGGTCGGCTGCCCGCATGGCACCGGCACCGGTGGCTCCGACCTGCCGGACCTGAAGGCCGAGTTCAACGCCGAGCCGCATGTTCGGGGGATCTGCTCGATGGCCCGTTCGCAGAACCCGAACTCGGCCAACAGCCAGTTCTTCATCGTCTTCGATGACGCCCGTTTCCTCGACAAGCAGTACACGGTCTGGGGCCAGGTTGTTGAAGGCATGGAGAATGTCGACAACATCAAGCGCGGCGAGCCGGTGCGTGACCCGGACTCCATCGTCTCGATGAAGGTCATGGCTGACGCGGCCTGA
- the queA gene encoding tRNA preQ1(34) S-adenosylmethionine ribosyltransferase-isomerase QueA, translated as MDVELFDFDLPEERIALRPVSPRDAARMLVVRPDAAEPFEDRGVRDLASLLQPGDALVLNDTRVIPSRLYGRRVRGEASARVEIMLHKREASDRWLAFARPAKKLALGETVVFGSDAASNACELGALHAEVVGKGEGGEVELRFAWSGPVLDEAIARLGELPLPPYIAGKRPTDQADAHDYQTIHARTDGAVAAPTAGLHFTPELFAALDVRGVSRHFVTLHVGAGTFLPVKAEDTREHRMHAEWGSVSTETAAALNQVKARGGRIVAIGTTALRLLESATGENGVVAPFSGDTAIFITPGYRFRAVDILMTNFHLPRSTLFMLVSAFCGLDLMKRAYAHAIAEKYRFYSYGDGSLLFRAEPATPRHA; from the coding sequence GTGGATGTCGAGCTTTTCGACTTCGACCTGCCGGAAGAACGCATCGCGCTGAGGCCCGTCAGCCCGCGGGATGCTGCGCGGATGCTCGTGGTGCGGCCGGATGCAGCCGAACCATTCGAGGATCGCGGCGTTCGCGACCTGGCCAGCCTACTTCAACCCGGCGACGCGCTCGTCCTCAACGATACGCGCGTGATCCCGTCCCGCCTCTACGGCCGGCGCGTCAGGGGAGAGGCCTCGGCGCGCGTCGAGATCATGCTGCACAAGCGCGAAGCGTCCGACCGATGGCTCGCGTTTGCCAGGCCGGCCAAGAAGCTGGCCCTCGGCGAGACGGTGGTGTTCGGTTCGGACGCGGCATCGAATGCGTGCGAGCTCGGCGCGCTGCATGCGGAAGTCGTCGGAAAGGGCGAGGGCGGCGAGGTCGAGTTGCGCTTTGCCTGGTCCGGTCCGGTGCTCGATGAAGCGATCGCGCGGCTGGGTGAGTTGCCGCTCCCGCCCTATATCGCGGGCAAGCGGCCGACCGATCAGGCCGATGCCCACGACTATCAGACGATTCACGCCCGTACGGATGGAGCCGTGGCCGCCCCGACTGCCGGTCTCCACTTCACGCCGGAGCTGTTTGCAGCCCTCGACGTGCGCGGCGTTTCCCGCCATTTCGTGACGCTTCATGTCGGCGCGGGCACGTTCCTCCCGGTCAAGGCCGAGGATACGCGCGAACACCGCATGCATGCCGAATGGGGTAGCGTGAGCACTGAGACCGCAGCAGCGCTGAATCAGGTCAAGGCAAGGGGAGGCCGCATCGTTGCCATTGGGACCACCGCCCTGCGGCTACTTGAGAGCGCGACCGGCGAAAACGGGGTCGTCGCGCCATTCTCCGGTGATACGGCCATCTTCATCACGCCGGGCTATCGCTTCCGGGCCGTCGATATCCTGATGACGAACTTTCACCTGCCGCGCTCGACACTGTTCATGCTGGTCTCGGCCTTCTGCGGGCTCGACCTCATGAAACGGGCCTATGCCCATGCGATCGCGGAGAAATACCGGTTCTATTCCTATGGTGACGGCAGTTTGCTGTTCAGGGCTGAACCCGCCACGCCACGCCACGCTTGA
- a CDS encoding tetratricopeptide repeat protein, whose amino-acid sequence MADIFREIDEEVRRDKAAALWKKYGNLLIGLAVAAVVAVAAWQVWLYREQQASQAVGARLEEALRASRDNRGAEAESILVDLAASAPAGYRQIARFRLAAETGKRDAAAGATAFDALANDSSLDQLYRDLARLRAGMLRVDLAPYTETRAALEPLASPQGVWRHSAREFLGIAALKANLFEDAGRWFDAIVTDPQSPQVLRQRTDLYLALVRGGAVETKN is encoded by the coding sequence ATGGCCGATATTTTTCGTGAGATCGACGAGGAGGTCCGGCGCGACAAGGCGGCGGCGCTCTGGAAGAAATATGGCAACCTGCTCATCGGCTTGGCCGTGGCTGCTGTCGTGGCCGTCGCGGCCTGGCAGGTCTGGCTGTATCGCGAGCAGCAGGCTTCGCAGGCTGTGGGCGCGCGGCTGGAAGAGGCGCTGAGGGCTTCGCGCGACAATCGCGGCGCCGAGGCGGAGTCGATCCTCGTTGACCTTGCGGCCAGCGCGCCGGCGGGATACCGCCAGATCGCGCGGTTCCGCCTGGCTGCCGAAACCGGCAAGCGCGACGCTGCCGCGGGCGCGACGGCCTTCGACGCGCTGGCGAATGACAGCTCTCTCGATCAGCTCTATCGCGATCTTGCCCGACTTCGTGCCGGTATGCTGCGCGTCGATCTTGCGCCCTATACCGAGACCCGCGCCGCGCTTGAGCCGCTCGCGTCTCCGCAGGGCGTCTGGCGCCATTCGGCCCGTGAGTTTCTCGGCATTGCCGCTCTCAAGGCCAATCTGTTCGAGGATGCCGGCCGCTGGTTCGATGCCATCGTGACCGACCCGCAATCGCCGCAAGTGCTGCGTCAGCGTACCGATCTTTATCTTGCGCTGGTGCGCGGCGGCGCCGTCGAAACCAAGAATTGA